In the genome of Massilia sp. UMI-21, the window TACTTCGCGATCAACACCGGCTCATCGAAGCCCAGCGCTTTCATGCGCGGCAGCTGGGTCTTCGCATCGCCCACCACCAGCCAGACCATCTTCGACGGATCCAGGTACTTCTGCGACAGGGCCTGCACCTGCGGCAGCGTCATCGACTGCACGATGCGCTCGCGGTCCTTGACATAGTCGGCGCGCCATCCGTACTTGCTCATGTTGTCGAGCATGGCCAGTTTGGCGCCGGCCGTCTCGAACGCGCGCGCATTGCTCTTGACGAGGAAGTTCCTGGTGGTCTCCAGGTCGGCCGCCGAGTAGGTGGCCGGGTAGTCCTGCAGGATCTGCCTGACCAGTTGGGCCGACTCGAGCGTGACGTTGCTGCGCACCCCGCTGGCGATCACGAAGGGGCCGGCGCTCTTGCTGCCGGAGAAACTCGAGTTGATGCCGTAGGTGTAGCCCTTGCCTTCGCGCAGCTGCTGGGTCAGGCGCGAAGCGAAGCCGCCGCCGCCCAGGATGTAGTTGCTCACGGTGGCCGGGTAATAGTCCGGATCGGTCACCGCCAGCGCGCGATAGCCGACCTGCAGCACCGATTGCTTCGCATCCGGGACGTCGACGAAGTAGACCCTGGCAGGCGCCGGGGCGCTCGCCGGCCTTGCCACGGCCGGCAGCGCCACCGGTTTCGCCTTCCACTCGCGGGCCAGTCCCGCCAGCGAGGCCGCGACCGCGGCCTTCGGCAAGGCGCCCACGACATGCATGCGCGCCACCGACGGCGATACGTTGGCCGCGTAATAGGCCTTCAGGTCGTCGATGCCGATCGCGTTGACGCTCTCGGCCGTGCCGAGGATGTTGCGCGAACGCGGGTCGTCTTTCCCATAGATGAGCTTGGCAAAGTTCCTGCTGGCCAGCGCATTCGGCTCGGCGTCCTGCTGGCGGATCTGGCTCAGGACGCTTTGCTTGATGAGGGCAAATTCCTTCTCGTCCCAGCGCGGCTGCAACAGAATTTCCTGCACCAGTTCCATGGTCGGCTGGAAGTTGCGCGCCAGCGTGTTCACGCTGAGGCGTACTTCTTCTGTCCGCGCCGATACATTGATCGTCGCGCCCAGCTGCTGGATCGCTTCTTCCAGCTCTTGCGGGGTCTTGTTCGCCGTTCCTTGCGTGAGCATGCGCGCCATCAGGTTGGCCACGCCCACCTTGTCGGCCCCGTCGAGCAGCAGGCCGCCGTCGATCGCGATGTCGAACTGCACCAGCGGCACTTCGCGGTTATCGATGCCGACCACGCGCATGCCGTTGGACAGCCTGGTATCCCACACCTGCGGCACCTTCACCGCCGGCGCAGCGCCGTAAGGCGGCTCCTTGCTGCGGTCGAAGCTGGACGGGGACCGGGTGTAGTCCGCGTTGGCGCTCGGGTCCACCGCGGCTTCCGCGCCCTGCACCACCTTCTCTTCGACCACGTCGGCCTTGGCCGAGCCGCTCAGGGCCAGCGCCAGCTTGCCCTTCGGGACGAAGCTGGTGGCGACATAGGGCTTGTCCTTGATATAGGTGTCGTACACGCGGCGCACGTCGGCCGGCGTCACCGCCAGGGTCTTCCTGATGCTC includes:
- a CDS encoding insulinase family protein, which gives rise to MKMSPLPLLLAACFTSTVLVPAQAAKPPAAAPKAQLKVDYQKFTLPNGLEVIFHIDRSDPVVAVNLTAHVGSAREKAGRTGFAHLFEHLLFLESENLGKGGLDKMTARIGGSGANGSTSQDRTNYLQTVPKDALEKMIWAEADKLGWFINTVTEPVLAKEKQVVKNEKRQGVDNAPYGHTRYVINKALYPLDHPYNWQVIGSLEDLQNATVDDVKEFFRLWYVPNNVTLVLAGDFDPVQARKWVEKYFSEIKRGAPIEAIAKRPGVVKQTVKLAHEDNFAKLPELTMAWPTVEELHPDAYALEVLAEYLSQTKRAPFYQVLVEDSKVAPSVQMGNQTGEIAGQFMLRVRAFEGKPLDAVALEVDKAFAKFDKEGISERDLNRIKAGLETRFYTAVSSVLGKSALLAEYNYLNGNPGHVAESIRKTLAVTPADVRRVYDTYIKDKPYVATSFVPKGKLALALSGSAKADVVEEKVVQGAEAAVDPSANADYTRSPSSFDRSKEPPYGAAPAVKVPQVWDTRLSNGMRVVGIDNREVPLVQFDIAIDGGLLLDGADKVGVANLMARMLTQGTANKTPQELEEAIQQLGATINVSARTEEVRLSVNTLARNFQPTMELVQEILLQPRWDEKEFALIKQSVLSQIRQQDAEPNALASRNFAKLIYGKDDPRSRNILGTAESVNAIGIDDLKAYYAANVSPSVARMHVVGALPKAAVAASLAGLAREWKAKPVALPAVARPASAPAPARVYFVDVPDAKQSVLQVGYRALAVTDPDYYPATVSNYILGGGGFASRLTQQLREGKGYTYGINSSFSGSKSAGPFVIASGVRSNVTLESAQLVRQILQDYPATYSAADLETTRNFLVKSNARAFETAGAKLAMLDNMSKYGWRADYVKDRERIVQSMTLPQVQALSQKYLDPSKMVWLVVGDAKTQLPRMKALGFDEPVLIAK